From a region of the Triticum aestivum cultivar Chinese Spring chromosome 7D, IWGSC CS RefSeq v2.1, whole genome shotgun sequence genome:
- the LOC123170204 gene encoding protein PHOTOPERIOD-INDEPENDENT EARLY FLOWERING 1 isoform X6, translated as MASKGPRSKLDHETRPRRKKALEAPREPRKPKVHWDHVLGEMVWLSKEFESERKWKLSMAKKIAQRANMGVVDQATKDEKKQKEGEHRLRKVALNISKDVKKFWTKIEKLVLYKNQLEVEERKKKALDKQLDFLLGQTERYSTMLAENLVDVPHLQTQENGLLQTNVLSQEEVAGPSQTNQPSQEEVAGPSQTNQPSQEEVAGPSQTNQPLQEDVAEPSQTNQPLQEDVAEPSHTNQPLQEDVAEPSHTNQPVQEEVAEENINAPTPDDLDTMETDDDYDSSSLNEEQEDDERTIDEDEAQITEAERNEELAALQAEADIPIDDLLKSYLKSQVSRESSPANKDTCSNSDLKNSTKDSSNQVNGCNHDSGYTSSDEGNFSEEVDDSHHYAEFVKRNHGKSNGGISGEQEDNDYVCTDEGKDDEATLSEEEELAKKDGPDPLDEIKLLQKESEIPLEELLARYPKDGYADEVTNELEDSPTHSSEEVNSDMSLDDLPADLELNNDTSENHEIAEVLGTEHVSGNALQLEIVSEPSVQECPVKGDELTDAKVMADEEASVQECSVEEVEMTDAKVMADQETIVQECPVKEDELTDAKVMADEETSVQERSVKEDERTDAKVIANEETGDSVMADAAAAARAAQPTGNTFSTTSVRTKFPFLLKHSLREYQHIGLDWLVAMYEKRLNGILADEMGLGKTIMTISLLAHLACEKGIWGPHLIVVPTSVMLNWETEFLKWCPAFKILTYFGSAKERKQKRQGWMKPNFFHVCITTYRLVIQDSKAFKRKKWKYLILDEAHLIKNWKSQRWQTLLNFNSKRRILLTGTPLQNDLMELWSLMHFLMPHVFQSHQEFKDWFCNPISGMVEGQDKVNKEVIDRLHNVLRPFILRRLKRDVEKQLPQKHEHVIYCRLSRRQRNLYEDFIASSDTQATLSSGNYFGMISIIMQLRKVCNHPDLFEGRPIISSFDMAGIDMQISSSVCMVLDKGPFSQAGLSDMNLVFTQNEFNMTSWEADEVAAVFLPGITSRGSGAEIFCSSKAGQRSNGTNIFEEIQKALQEERIKEAKERAASIAWWNRLRCEKRPVYGRNIRELLTIRHPMCDVLEKKNNPSCYMDFSSSLADLVLSSVERFNKMLGFIESFTFAIPAARAATPICWCKKRNSPVLLGPAYREQCMNEFSPILSPIRPAIVRRQVYFPDRRLIQFDCGKLQELAILLRRLKSEGHRALIFTQMTKMLDTLEEFINLYGYTYLRLDGSTQPEERQTLMQRFNTNPKFFLFILSTRSGGVGVNLVGADTVIFYDSDWNPAMDQQAQDRCHRIGQTREVNIYRLISESTIEENILKKANQKRTLDDLVIQRGCYNTEFFKKLDPMEFFSGHTALNVEDQPRDHSTTAVSSNETGLGLSNADVEAAIRQAEDEADYMALKRLEQEEAADNQEFSEEVAGRLEDDELVNEEDTKPDDHTSEEHKHQSSDADKDKNVGLPVNQINEEKALTLAAGDGDMDMLADVKQMAAAAAAAGQASSSFENHLRPIDRYAMRFLELWDPIIDKAAVNYQVNVEEEEWELERIEKLKEDLEAEIDEDQEPLSYESWDVDFATTAYRQQVEALAKKQLLEEQERQALEAAKELEEMNDMASHRKKSKKKKRKAGKFKSLKKGRVSSESEAMHDETSVDTMSIDDNAPSPELMSDESPHHGSNKRKKMTPRNEEVSSSSRALKKFKKAPKSNCTPESSSHKHSLEGKQLKLMDEANDSDPKSVRIKSDGRIAMPSMPAKRVMVIKPERLKKKGLMWPRDCALDSWTTEEDAVLCGTVHEYGPVWELASDFLHSIPGGAFYRGRYRHPVHCCERFRELFCKYVLSATDNANSEKAPSGAGKAVLKVSEDQTRMLLNVISEIPNNELLLQKHFMAILSSVWRSKCTHESRRVTSVCSSATHKPVSLSENWSMTNDKPSFNLVRTALADAQAQCPRVAIPTSNQEPRRRHLDLVLDFRTDRHAYQADFPSVVNVSILEPDPIRRTVVPVEQSLLSGLPHRHAENRFRIASEACFEGEGSHWASSVHMNDTARHKSGSKSTGKHKAASESGRPPKSKIQRTAEPQDMPALKFDFLRSPRQLLTSAAEFPITQSLSDFGIDDSELTYMEDLPLEETDTEFAPYQYDPVSLAGIEELDPLVDLTDIG; from the exons ATGGCATCAAAAGGTCCCCGGTCGAAGCTAGACCATGAGACAAGACCTAGACGCAAGAAG GCTCTTGAAGCTCCAAGGGAGCCTCGGAAGCCAAAAGTTCACTGGGACCATGTTCTGGGGGAAATGGTTTGGCTGTCAAAG GAGTTTGAATCTGAGAGAAAGTGGAAGTTGTCCATGGCTAAAAAGATTGCTCAAAGGGCCAATATGGGTGTAGTTGACCAAGCAACAAAGGATGAGAAAAAACAAAAG GAGGGGGAACATCGCCTGAGAAAAGTTGCCCTAAATATTTCTAAGGATGTGAAGAAGTTCTGGACCAAAATAGAGAAGTTG GTTCTCTATAAGAATCAACTAGAGGTTGAGGAAAGGAAGAAAAAGGCCCTCGATAAGCAGCTTGATTTCCTTTTAGGTCAGACTGAAAG ATATTCTACAATGTTGGCTGAAAATCTCGTGGATGTTCCCCATTTGCAAACACAAGAAAATGGACTGTTACAGACAAATGTACTATCCCAGGAGGAAGTAGCAGGACCTTCCCAGACTAATCAACCATCCCAGGAGGAAGTAGCAGGACCTTCCCAGACTAATCAACCATCCCAGGAGGAAGTAGCAGGACCTTCGCAGACTAATCAACCATTGCAGGAGGATGTAGCAGAACCTTCGCAGACTAATCAACCATTGCAGGAGGATGTAGCAGAACCTTCGCACACTAATCAACCATTGCAGGAGGATGTAGCAGAACCTTCACACACTAATCAACCAGTGCAGGAGGAAGTAGCTGAGGAGAACATAAATGCACCAACTCCTGATGATCTAG ATACAATGGAAACTGATGATGACTACGATAGCAGCTCCTTGAACGAAGAACAG GAAGATGACGAGCGCACAATTGATGAGGATGAAGCCCAAATCACGGAGGCTGAACGCAATGAAGAATTAGCTGCATTGCAGGCAGAAGCTGACATACCAATTGATGATCTTCTTAAGTCGTATCTCAAAAGCCAAG TTAGCAGGGAAAGCAGTCCAGCTAACAAAGACACTTGCAGCAACTCAGATTTGAAGAATTCAACTAAAG ATTCTTCAAACCAAGTTAATGGCTGTAATCATGATTCTGGTTATACTTCAAGTGATGAAGGCAATTTTTCTGAGGAAGTTGATGATAGCCACCATTATGCTGAGTTTGTGAAGAGGAATCAT GGGAAAAGTAATGGCGGTATCTCTGGTGAGCAG GAGGATAACGATTATGTTTGTACTGATGAAGGAAAG GATGATGAAGCAACTTTATCTGAAGAGGAAGAGTTGGCAAAGAAAGATGGCCCTGATCCTTTGGATGAG ATTAAGCTTCTGCAAAAAGAGAGTGAGATCCCACTAGAAGAACTTCTTGCGAGGTACCCAAAG GATGGCTATGCAGATGAGGTAACAAATGAACTGGAGGATTCACCCACACACTCTAGCGAAGAGGTTAATAGTGACATGTCTCTGGATGATCTACCTGCGGACTTGGAACTGAACAATGatacgtctgaaaatcatgaaatagCAGAAGTGCTGGGAACTGAGCATGTGAGCGGCAATGCCCTACAACTAGAAATAGTTTCAGAGCCTAGCGTGCAAGAATGCCCTGTTAAAGGAGACGAGCTGACTGATGCTAAGGTGATGGCCGATGAGGAAGCTAGTGTACAAGAATGTTCCGTTGAAGAAGTTGAGATGACCGATGCTAAGGTGATGGCCGATCAGGAAACTATTGTACAAGAATGTCCTGTTAAAGAAGATGAGCTGACTGATGCTAAGGTGATGGCCGATGAGGAAACTAGTGTACAAGAACGTTCTGTTAAAGAAGATGAGAGGACTGATGCTAAGGTGATTGCCAATGAGGAAACTGGTGACAGTGTAATggctgatgctgctgctgctgcaagaGCAGCACAACCAACTGGGAACACCTTCTCAACAACAAGTGTCCGCACGAAATTCCCATTCCTTCTCAAGCATTCTCTTCGGGAGTATCAGCATATTGGGTTGGACTGGTTGGTTGCTATGTATGAAAAGAGGCTGAATGGAATTTTAGCAGATGAAATGGGTTTAGGGAAGACGATCATGACTATCTCCTTGCTAGCACACCTTGCATGTGAGAAGGGGATATGGGGTCCACATCTTATTGTCGTGCCAACCAGTGTTATGTTAAATTGGGAAACAGAATTTCTGAAATGGTGTCCTGCCTTTAAAATACTTACTTATTTTGGAAGTGCAAAGGAGAGAAAGCAGAAACGTCAAGGTTGGATGAAGCCAAATTTTTTCCATGTATGCATCACGACATACAGGCTAGTTATTCAGGACTCCAAAGCGTTCAAGCGAAAGAAGTGGAAGTATCTTATTCTTGATGAGGCTCATCTGATAAAGAACTGGAAATCACAAAGATGGCAGACTCTGCTGAATTTTAATTCAAAACGACGTATTCTGTTGACTGGAACTCCTTTGCAAAATGACCTTATGGAACTTTGGTCTCTCATGCACTTTTTGATGCCACATGTATTCCAGTCTCACCAAGAGTTCAAGGATTGGTTCTGCAATCCGATATCAGGAATGGTGGAGGGCCAAGACAAGGTAAACAAGGAAGTTATAGATCGGTTGCACAATGTCCTCCGCCCATTTATATTACGGCGATTGAAACGAGATGTTGAGAAGCAGTTACCACAGAAGCATGAGCATGTCATATATTGCCGACTTTCCAGAAGGCAAAGAAACCTGTATGAAGATTTTATTGCCAGCTCAGATACACAAGCAACACTGTCAAGTGGCAACTATTTTGGTATGATTAGTATCATTATGCAACTCAGAAAGGTCTGTAACCATCCAGATCTTTTTGAAGGCCGCCCAATTATCAGCTCATTTGACATGGCAGGGATTGACATGCAGATCAGCTCTTCTGTTTGCATGGTCCTGGATAAGGGGCCATTTTCTCAGGCTGGCCTATCTGATATGAACCTTGTGTTTACTCAGAATGAATTTAATATGACTTCTTGGGAAGCGGACGAGGTTGCTGCTGTCTTTCTTCCAGGCATCACCTCTAGGGGCTCTGGTGCAGAGATTTTTTGCTCTAGTAAGGCTGGTCAGAGAAGTAATGGAacaaatatttttgaagaaattcagaAAGCCTTGCAGGAGGAGAGAATTAAAGAGGCCAAAGAAAGGGCAGCTTCAATTGCTTGGTGGAATAGGTTGAGATGCGAGAAGAGGCCTGTTTATGGTAGAAACATTAGAGAGCTTCTGACCATAAGACATCCTATGTGTGATGTTCTTGAGAAGAAGAACAACCCTTCATGCTACATGGATTTTTCATCGAGTCTAGCAGATCTTGTTCTTTCATCTGTGGAACGCTTCAATAAAATGCTTGGCTTTATTGAATCATTTACGTTTGCAATTCCTGCTGCACGGGCTGCTACTCCTATTTGCTGGTGCAAAAAAAGAAATTCACCTGTTCTTCTTGGACCAGCTTACAGAGAACAATGTATGAATGAGTTCTCGCCCATTCTCTCCCCTATAAGGCCTGCAATTGTTCGCCGTCAAGTGTACTTCCCTGATAGGCGCCTGATCCAGTTTGACTGTGGGAAGTTGCAGGAGCTTGCTATCTTGCTGAGACGTTTGAAGTCAGAAGGACACAGAGCCTTGATATTTACTCAGATGACTAAGATGCTTGATACTTTGGAGGAATTCATTAATTTGTATGGTTATACATATTTGAGGTTAGATGGTTCTACCCAGCCAGAAGAGAGGCAGACACTAATGCAGAGGTTTAATACAAACCCGAAGTTTTTTCTGTTCATTTTATCCACTCGCAGTGGTGGTGTGGGAGTCAACCTAGTAGGTGCAGACACTGTTATATTCTATGACAGTGACTGGAACCCTGCAATGGATCAACAAGCCCAAGACAGATGTCACAGGATAGGACAAACACGTGAAGTTAACATCTATAGGCTGATTAGTGAGAGCACTATTGAGGAGAATATTCTCAAGAAAGCAAATCAGAAGCGAACACTTGATGATTTAGTGATACAACGCGGTTGTTACAATACAGAGTTCTTCAAGAAGCTAGACCCTATGGAATTTTTTTCTGGGCACACAGCTCTTAATGTCGAAGATCAGCCGAGGGATCACTCTACCACTGCTGTATCCTCGAATGAAACTGGTCTGGGGCTGTCAAATGCAGATGTTGAAGCAGCTATTAGACAGGCAGAAGATGAAGCTGACTATATGGCTCTCAAAAGGTTGGAGCAGGAAGAGGCTGCAGACAATCAAGAATTCAGTGAGGAGGTTGCTGGAAGGCTAGAGGATGATGAGCTTGTAAATGAGGAGGATACAAAGCCTGATGATCACACCAGTGAAGAGCATAAACATCAAAGTTCTGATGCGGATAAGGATAAAAATGTTGGTTTACCTGTGAACCAAATAAATGAAGAAAAGGCTCTTACATTGGCTGCAGGTGACGGAGATATGGATATGCTTGCTGATGTTAAGCAAATGGCTGCTGCAGCAGCTGCAGCAGGACAAGCGAGTTCATCCTTTGAAAATCACCTTCGGCCAATAGATAGATATGCAATGCGGTTTTTGGAGCTCTGGGATCCAATAATTGACAAAGCTGCTGTAAATTATCAGGTGAATGTTGAAGAGGAAGAATGGGAACTTGAACGCATTGAAAAACTCAAAGAAGATTTAGAAGCAGAAATTGATGAAGACCAGGAACCACTATCTTATGAGT CATGGGATGTTGATTTTGCTACTACAGCGTATCGCCAACAGGTTGAGGCTCTAGCTAAAAAGCAG TTGTTGGAAGAACAGGAAAGACAAGCTCTTGAAGCAGCCAAAGAGCTAGAGGAAATGAATGACATGGCGAG TCACCGCAAAaagtcaaagaagaagaaaaggaaggcaggCAAATTTAAGTCTTTAAAAAAAGGACGTGTGTCATCTGAGTCAGAGGCCATGCATGATGAAACGTCTGTAGatactatgagtattgatgacaaTGCACCCTCGCCAGAGCTTATGAGTGATGAATCACCACATCATGGTTCAAATAAGCGTAAAAAGATGACACCTAGAAATGAGGAAGTGAGCAGCAGTAGCAGAGCCctgaagaagttcaagaaagccCCTAAATCGAACTGTACTCCTGAGTCCTCATCACATAAGCACTCGCTCGAAGGCAAGCAACTCAAGTTGATGGATGAAGCGAATGATTCTGATCCGAAGTCGGTGAGAATTAAGAGTGATGGCCGGATTGCCATGCCCTCCATGCCAGCAAAACGTGTTATGGTAATTAAGcctgagaggttgaagaagaagggTCTTATGTGGCCTCGAGATTGTGCTTTAGATTCGTGGACTACTGAGGAAGATGCAGTTCTTTGTGGAACTGTACATGAGTATGGTCCTGTTTGGGAACTGGCTAGTGACTTTCTTCATTCCATACCTGGTGGTGCATTTTATAGGGGAAGATATCGTCATCCTGTACATTGCTGTGAGAGATTCCGAGAATTATTCTGCAAATATGTATTGTCAGCTACTGACAATGCAAACAGTGAGAAGGCTCCTTCTGGTGCCGGGAAGGCTGTCTTGAAAGTATCTGAG GATCAAACTCGGATGTTGCTGAATGTGATCAGTGAAATTCCTAACAACGAGTTGCTTCTCCAGAAACATTTCATGGCGATACTTTCTTCTGTTTGGAGATCAAAATGTACTCATGAGTCCCGACGTGTCACAAGTGTTTGTTCTAGTGCAACCCATAAGCCTGTTAGCTTGAGTGAGAACTGGTCCATGACGAACGACAAGCCATCCTTTAATCTTGTAAGGACAGCCCTCGCAGACGCTCAGGCCCAATGTCCAAGAGTGGCAATACCAACAAGCAATCAGGAACCTCGCCGGAGGCATTTAGATTTAGTATTGGATTTCCGGACAGATCGACATGCTTACCAGGCAGACTTTCCATCTGTAGTGAATGTGTCCATTCTAGAACCAGATCCTATTAGACGCACTGTTGTGCCGGTGGAACAATCACTGCTGTCTGGGCTTCCTCATAGACATGCTGAGAACAGATTCAG GATAGCATCAGAAGCTTGTTTTGAAGGGGAAGGTTCTCACTGGGCATCATCTGTCCACATGAATGATACTGCTCGACATAAATCTGGCTCAAAGTCCACAGGAAAACACAAAGCAGCTTCAGAATCGGGAAGACCACCGAAATCGAAAATTCAGAGGACGGCTGAACCACAGGACATGCCGGCTTTGAAGTTTGATTTTCTCCGATCCCCCCGGCAACTGTTGACAAGTGCAGCTGAGTTCCCCATCACACAGTCCCTATCCGACTTTGGCATTGACGATTCTGAGTTGACCTACATGGAGGATCTTCCTCTAGAAGAGACAGACACTGAGTTTGCCCCGTACCAGTATGACCCAGTTTCCCTTGCTGGTATCGAGGAGTTGGATCCTCTGGTGGATTTGACAGACATCGGATGA